One segment of Salvelinus fontinalis isolate EN_2023a chromosome 12, ASM2944872v1, whole genome shotgun sequence DNA contains the following:
- the LOC129866624 gene encoding 5'-nucleotidase domain-containing protein 3-like — translation MTPLSLYLCSLLKKNKLLICYNYLHTHGTSLHLGDRAPQKTRLARLLERNFRAVFRGRVTGKVLAQQSGAKNYREATMCTSSASGQDMTNWLWSIYNETKKQTEALIPVISKNSVNPNTIFANNEMSLHDIEIYGFDYDYTLAFYSRHLHTLIFNIARDILIQEHRYPEGLREYEYIPNFVVRGLHYDVQKALLMKIDAFHYIQLGTVYRGLHPVPDKEVIAMYEGCHVPLENMSDFYGKSSHGHTMKQFMDIFSLPEMNLLCCVNDYFMKHNIDYEPVHLYKDVKAAIGDVHVKGIMYRAVEADMENYISYGEQTHAVLKKLYEDGKKMFLITNSPFDFVDRGMNYIVGKDWRDLFDIVIVQADKPGFFNDRRKPFRRVTDKGVLHWDRIHKLEKGKIYKQGNLYEFLRLTGWRGSKVLYFGDHIYSDLADLTLKHGWRTGAIIPELRKEIKIMNTEQYVHMMTWLQGLTGLIEHMQVHRDPASQAVVQEWIKEREAMRSQTKDIFNSQFGSLFRTYHNPTYFSRRLSRFADIYMASLSCLLNYDFQHTFFPRRTPLQHESPFWPEQTSAGALKMPFIHNRTTTEE, via the exons ATGACGCCGTTGTCACTGTACTTGTGTAGTCTGCTAAAAAAGAATAAGTTGTTAATTTGCTACAACTACTTACATACGCACGGAACATCACTACACCTCGGCGATCGGGCGCCGCAGAAGACTCGACTCGCTCGGTTATTGGAAAGGAATTTCCGTGCAGTGTTCCGTGGTAGGGTCACCGGGAAGGTTTTGGCGCAACAATCCGGTGCCAAAAACTATAGAGAGGCTACTATGTGTACCAGTTCCGCAAGTGGCCAGGACATGACCAACTGGTTGTGGTCTATTTACAACGAAACCAAAAAACAGACCGAAG CCTTGATCCCAGTGATATCTAAGAACAGTGTGAACCCCAACACTATCTTTGCCAATAATGAGATGAGTCTGCACGATATAGAGATCTATGGGTTTGACTATGACTACACTCTGGCCTTCTACTCCAGACACCTCCACACCCTCATCTTCAACATCGCACGGGACATCCTCATCCAGGAGCACAGG TACCCTGAGGGCCTGCGTGAGTACGAGTACATCCCAAACTTTGTTGTCAGGGGACTGCACTATGATGTCCAAAAG GCATTACTGATGAAGATAGATGCCTTTCACTACATCCAGTTGGGGACAGTATACAG GGGTCTTCACCCGGTGCCAGACAAGGAGGTGATTGCCATGTACGAAGGCTGCCACGTTCCTCTGGAGAATATGAGTGACTTTTATGGCAAG AGTTCCCATGGCCACACTATGAAACAGTTCATGGATATCTTCTCCCTTCCAGAGATGAACCTACTGTGCTGTGTTAATGACTACTTTATGAAGCACAACATCGACTACGAGCCTGTGCACCTCTACAAAGACGTCAAG GCAGCGATAGGAGATGTCCATGTGAAGGGTATTATGTATCGAGCTGTGGAGGCAGATATGG agAACTATATTTCCTATGGGGAACAGACTCACGCTGTGTTGAAGAAGCTCTACGAGGATGGCAAGAAGATGTTTCTCATCACCAACAGCCCCTTTGACTTTGT GGACCGGGGAATGAACTACATCGTGGGGAAGGACTGGAGAGATTTGTTTGATATTGTCATTGTGCAGGCCGACAAACCAGGCTTCTTCAACGACAGAAGGAA GCCCTTCAGACGAGTAACAGATAAAGGGGTGCTGCATTGGGACAGGATTCACAAGCTGGAGAAGGGGAAGATCTACAAACAG GGAAACCTATACGAGTTCCTGAGACTCACTGGTTGGAGGGGGTCCAAGGTGCTGTACTTTGGAGATCACATTTACAGCGACCTGGCT GACCTGACTCTGAAGCACGGCTGGAGGACAGGAGCCATCATCCCAGAGCTGAGGAAGGAGATCAAGATCATGAACACTGAGCAATACGTCCACATGATGACCTGGCTACAGGGCCTGACTGGACTCATAGAGCACATGCAG GTCCACAGAGACCCAGCGTCGCAAGCTGTTGTCCAGGAGTGGATCAAAGAGAGAGAAGCCATGAG ATCGCAGACTAAGGACATCTTCAACAGCCAGTTTGGGAGTCTCTTTCGAACGTACCACAACCCCACTTACTTCTCCCGCCGCTTGTCTCGTTTCGCTGACATCTACATGGCCTCCCTCAGCTGTCTGCTGAACTATGACTTTCAGCACACCTTCTTCCCTCGCCGGACCCCCCTGCAGCACGAGTCACCCTTCTGGCCCGAACAGACCAGCGCCGGAGCCCTGAAGATGCCCTTCATACACAACAGGACCACGACtgaagagtag